The DNA sequence ACGTGTACCTGAGCGTGTGGTCCACGCCAAAGGAGCAGGTGCGCATGGCTATTTTGAAGTCACAAATGACCTGACTACATATACAAAGGCTTCATTCCTTTCTGAAGTCGGCAAGCGCACTCCGCTGTTTATCCGTTTCTCCACTGTAGCGGGGGAGCTCGGTTCAGCAGATACAGTCCGTGACCCGCGCGGTTTCGCTGTGAAATTTTATACAGAGGAAGGCAATTATGACATCGTCGGCAATAACACACCTGTTTTCTTTATCCGGGATGCGATTAAATTTCCTGATTTCATCCATACGCAAAAGCGTCATCCGCAGACACATCTGAAGAATCCGAATGCTGTCTGGGATTTCTGGTCCCTTTCACCTGAAAGCCTTCATCAGGTAACCATCCTGATGTCTGACCGCGGCATCCCTGCTACATTAAGGCATATGCACGGTTTCGGAAGCCATACCTTCAAATGGGTCAACCAGAAAGGCGAAGGTGTCTGGATCAAATACCACTTCAAGACTGAGCAGGGTGTTAAAAACCTGGCGCCTGAAGCTGCTGCGAAAATAGCCGGGGAAAATCCCGACTACCATACTGAGGATCTCTTCAATGCGATTGAAAATGGTGATTATCCTTCATGGAAGCTTTGCGTGCAGATCATGCCGGAAAAAGATGCTGAAACATACCGTTTTGATCCGTTTGACGTAACGAAAGTGTGGTCCCAGAAGGATTATCCTCTTATCGAGGTAGGCCGGATGGTATTGAACAAAAATCCTGAAAACTATTTTGCGGAAGTAGAGCAGGCAACCTTCTCTCCTGGCACTCTTGTCCCGGGTGTTGATGTTTCTCCTGATAAAATGCTGCAGGGGCGCCTGTTCGCTTACCATGATGCACACCGCTACCGTGTAGGTGCGAATCATCAGGCACTGCCGATCAACCGTGCCCGGAATGAAGTGAATAATTATCAGCGCGACGGCCAGATGCGTTTTGACTCAAATGGCGGCGGATCAGTCTACTATGAGCCAAACAGCTTCGGAGGCCCTAAAGAAACACCGGAAAATAAGCCCGCTCCTTTTGCCGTAACAGGTGCTGCGGACAGCGTTTCTTACGACCATAATGATCATTACACACAAGCTGGAGATCTTTACCGGCTTATGAGTGAAGAAGAGCGTTCCCGTCTTGTGGAAAATATCGTCGGTGCCATGAAGCCTGTTGAGAGCGATGAAATCAAACTTCGCCAAATTGAGCATTTCTTTAAAGCAGATCCTGAATATGGAACTAAAGTAGCAGAAGGACTGGGCCTGCAGGTGCCTGTAAAAGCATAAATCCTTGTCTGAATCTGCCCTTCTCTATTCTCAATAATCGACAATATTCTCAATTACAGGCACCTGCTTCGGCCGGTGCCTGTAATTATTTTATGAAAAGGCTCATCGCATGAATGGCTGTTATTTTGCCATTCATAACTGAATAAGGAAATCCACAGGTTGAAAATAAGTGGAGTCATTCCGGCTATCAGCTGAAAAACTTGAAAATGGGCAACTTCGCTCTGCTTTATCGGAAATCCTCCGCTTTTTACACCCGCCAGAGTTATAGTCAGCAGCCTAACCGGAGAATCTACGCTTATTTTAAGGCTTGCTGGTCAAAAGACCGGATTGTGAATTGCTTCTTAAAGAATGGTCATTCGTACAAGCTGCTGAAGCAATATAACCATCCACAGGAGAGTAAATCCACGAAATGAGCCTCTGGCGACAATCTATCATGATCTTGAATTGTATGTGGAACTGCAGATTTGGACGAACTTCCTTATGGAACCGCCCCTTCTTCGGAACATGCAAGGAATGTGAAGATGCACTTGTCTCAGAATAATCAATGCTGAATGAGAAGGTGAAATTAATGATTAAGAAGATATGCCCTAAATGCCAGACAGCTGAAAAACAATTGAAGCACAGCATAATCTGCAAGTGCGGCAGCCGGCTGAGGGCGAAGAATTAATACGAAGAATGGTGTTTTAATATGATGATCATAGAATTTCCTGAATGCCGGGCCAGCCAATAGAAGCACGATAAATAGTGCTCTTTTATTGGCTGGCTAATTTTATGCAGGGCACCGCCGAAACTTTAAAAGATGTAATCAAGACCAGTAGATCATTTCCCGGCAAGTTCATCTCTTTCTGGACATGGCGGCGGCTGTTCGAACCATTTGTTTTGGATAAGCAGGTCAAGTCCGTCCTCTGAATAGGCTGTTGTATCTGCAAAGCATCTCATATAATAAGACGCAACATCCCTCCTCAGTGTCATGGACAGTGCCTGCCCGTAGCGTGCCACCCCCAAGGCATTGAGAGTAGAAACCAGGAAAAGCATCAATTGATCTGAATACGGAGCATCAGTAGATTTTGTTACTTTCGAGTCCCAGGTCATCCCATTTGGCACCAGGTCCTCTTCAAGCAGGCTCTGTACTTTAGAAACAAATTCTGAAGCAAGTTCCCTGCCCCTTATGAAATATTCTTTTATTTGCGGGTCTCTTACGGTTTGGATGAACCCTGTAAGCAGCTCCTTGCCCATCTGGTTGGTGATGCCGTTATCAAACAGCTGGGCGGCTTCGATGGCAAGAAGCGGCCTTCTTTTTCCCATCCACCCCTTGACAAAGCTATGTTTTTCTACGATATCAAGCTTGTCTGGATATGGGATATAAGGAGGCCGCACAAATATCCCCTTCCCTTTCATGGTATCAAGAATCTCTTTCAGCACATGGTTAGCTTCCTCATAGAATTCAGAATAGAGTATGAAAACATCTTCTCTGGAAGAAATGTTCAGGCCCATGGTATGGGAAAGGACTGCAAACCTTGCTGCATTAAGCATGACATCACAATAAAACATATCGGTATATAGGCGGGCAGCATTCAGGTTAACATGCTGGTCAGCCGGAAAGGCACGGGGCACCGGAATATTTTCCTTGGCAAACAGCTGTGCCACTCTTTCCATATGGCTTTCCGCCAATTGGATGGTATGCTCCAGGCAAGCCTTGATATCCTGGTCGTCCACTCGCTGGAAAAAATGATATATCAAACAGATGGTTGCGCTGTCGTCCATATAAGTGTTCCACAAGTAAGCTATTTCAGCACTGGTCAGCCTTGGGTCATGATGTAATTCCATCTTCCGATCCTCCTTTGATAATTGTAGTATGTGCGAATGGTTTAAAGAAATTACAGTAATATGGAATTAAATTGGGAATCATTATATTTAAATTGAGTCAGCAGAAATCTTTTACCATTGAATTTTGCTCAAGTTTGCATATAAAAAACGCCCGGGAAGATTCCGGGCGCTGCCTTTGGGATTATATTTAATGATTTAATCAGTTGTTTTCTCTGAAATTTAAATTCTGACCAGCTTGTTCCACTGTATTATTTAAATTTACCTGCTGGAACCTTTCTGGATAAAAAAGTGATGGCGAGCAGCAGAATAATAAACAACAGTGCCGTTAAAAAACTGCTTTCTCTGAAAACATTTTCAGCAAGCCTTTTTATTTTGTGAATGAGAGGCTCTTTTACTGCTTCCTCACGTTCATCCCTATATTGAACATGTTTGACAGTCGAGCCGGACATGACAGGCTCCCATCCATTCTTGCCTTCTTCGAGCCAAATTTCTATTATATCCCCCTTTGCGATATCCATCGGTGCAGGACCGGTGAATTGGTCAGCCATCCAGGAAGGAATATAATGATAATAAACCTCTAAGGCTACGTCCTGGTCAAAGCTTCCGGGCGCTTTTATTACTTCTGAGGGTAAAAGGGTCATTTTCCTGATCTGGAGAAATTTTTCGTTTGGCAAATCCTGAAAGAACGCATCTTTTTCCACCTTGCCAACGATATGCAATGGAGCCTGAAGCTTCATTTCTTCCACTTCAGCTGGATCGGGTGCAGCGAGAGCCTCTTCTCCTTCGTTTAAAATGAATAGAGCAAGAAGAACAGTTAAGGCCCTGACGATGGTTTTCATAAGAACCTCCCTATATATAAGCTTATTTATACAGCCGAAGATGCCCGACGATCATTTTGGCTTCTTCTTTATCCATAGGCGGCAGGGCTGATGCAGTGAGGCTTCCGGGAGCAACCTCTGTCCTTCCGGCATCTTTGATTGTTACATAGCCTTTCTCTTCAAGTTTCTTGAGCTCTGCTTCACGGCCGGAGAGCATAATTTTTGTTTGTCCGCTCATCAGCCATTCTTTGAAAAGTGGTTCTTCCATATAAGTGAGCACACTTATGGCTGCTGCATGGGCAGCCTGGGCAGCAGCTTTCCCGGCAGACATTTTTAAGTCAGAGTTAATCACATAATATTGCACAATTTGTTTCATATTGACCCTCATTTATTTCGTTTAGTTATATTCCAGCTCCAAATACATCCATGATTAAAGAGACTGCCAGCGGGCCAACGAAAATGGCAATGATCAGCCAGACGCCAGTTTCCATGCGTATTTCCTTTTTATCCAAAGACAGCTTTTTCAGAGCAAAGTCGGTTAATAGCAGGATGAACCCGATGGTGACGAAGATGGATAAGGTCTTCAAGGAATGCGGCTGGATATTTTCATAAGCAAAAGCAGCAGCCAGCCCTGACGAGACAAGGATAGCGGGATTAATAACAGTCGTCAGTTTCATAGGTCCTCCACTTTTTTTCAGATGGTTTTTAACTGGTTGATTTTGTAAGTTTCCTTGTTTTCTCATAGTAATGCATATGTGAAATTCTGTCCAGATAAGAAATTCTTTTTTTAATAGCGGCTTAATTTAAATATGCCTTTTTTTATGGACAAATAACAGAACCAAATCGCCTGCAGGAAGAACAAGGTCCCAAATACTTGTGCAGGAAGCAAAAGAGAAGCAGAAAGATTGGTTGCATCCCCTGCTGCCTGAGGAGACATCAAGCTCAGCAGCATGATCTCAAAGGCACTTGTGACGGATTCAACGAGCATGATCGATGCGATCAGGAGCAGGACATTTTGTATGAGCGAAGGGCTTCCTTTCTTTAAAAGAAAAGCAAAGCCGGCACCAAAAGAAATCAGCCAGAAGATCCCGTAAGCATTCCGCACCCAGAAAACCAGGTTAAGAATGATAAAGCCGAGCAGAATCAGAATCAGCACTTTGTCCTTTTTCTTCCCCAGCAGCCAAAAGGCGATAAAAGCCATAAAAGATGAAAAAACATATCCGGCAGCTCCAGTAAACACTCCCCCGAACCAATTAGAATGTCTTGTGTATGTGACACCTTCTGTATTGGCAAAAAGGGAGATATGATGGACTTCTCCCCCGAACAGGGCTACAAGCGCATGGCCGGATTCGTGGATGAGCGTATTGATGATGCCGGAATAGTCGCCGATGACCGGCATTCTTGTAATAAGGACGGCCAGTATTAAAAATATAAAAAACCGCCAGCTGAATTTGCTGCGAATAAAATTCATCCTTAGTCCTCTTTTCCTGGTATTCTTAGAGAAAATTATACCGGATATAACCTTAAAAAGCTTTTGTGGCTATTACTTTTTAAGTCTCTAAAAAATGCTAACTATATAAACCACTTTGCCTGCAGCCTTATTTTAAGTCTGATTTTCCATGCAGGCTGCTGATTTCCGTACCAGGCACTTCGCTTTCCGCGGGGCGACGCTGAGCCTCCTCAGAGCAAGCTCTTGCGGGGTCTCAGCCTTGCCGCTATCTCCCGCAGGAGTCTGCGTGCCTCCACTGCAATCAACAGGGTTTAATAATTTTGTTGGCTAGTTTTCAGTGATAAACTGGGTAGTTCCTCCACGGCTGGATTGGCTGTACTAAAAATATTTCACTTACTTCTATAAGAAAATAAATAACTTTCCCCCGAAATCCCTTCATTTTGTCATCTAGTTACATAAGTTTTTCTTATGATTAACTATAATATTCTGATCATTCCTCACTTTCTTTTCAAAAGTTAAAATAGATAATAGCAGATACATAAGGAGGTTTATTATGAAGGCGATACATGTTACAGCGTATGGCGGCCCAGAGAATATGATTCTGGCAGAAGCTGAAAGGCCGGTGCCTGCTGCAGGGGAAGTTCTGATAAAAGTGAAGGCGGCCAGTGTGAATTTTGCCGATATCAAGACGAGATACGGAAAAAAAGGAGGCGGTCCACTCCCTTATATCCCGGGTATAGACTGTACCGGCACGATAGAAGCTTTAGGGAACGGTGTGGAAGGTCTTATTCCAGGTCAGCGGGTAATTGCGTTTCCTTCTAAAGGATCTTATGCCGAATATGCCCTTGCCCCAGCCATGCTGACCTTCCCCATCCCGAAAAGCATTTCAGATATACAGGCTGCAGCATGCCCGATTGCCGGAATAACGTCACTTAAGCTGCTTGAAGATATAGCACGAATCCAGCAAGGAGAAACCGTACTAGTGCATGCCGGCGCTGGCGGAGTCGGGACTACAGCCATTCAGCTTGCCAGGATACTTGGCGCTGGAAAAGTAATCACAACGGCTGGTTCCCCTGAAAAAACAGCATATGCCTTGGAAGCAGGATCCGATTACGGAGTGTGTTATACAATCGAAGATTTTCCTGCAAAAGTAATGGAATGGACAGAAGGTAAAGGGGCTGATGTGATCCTTGATTCTGTTGCCGGTACAGTGACAGAAAAAAGTCTGGATTGCCTTGCACCTTTTGGAAGGCTTGTCAATTTCGGCAATGCTTCGGGAAATGCCGGATCTGTAGAGACAAATGATCTTCACAGCAGCTGCCGCTCCCTCCTTGGCTTCAGCTTTGGGACAGTGCGCAAAAAGAGGCCGCATCTTGTAAGGGCTTCAGCTGGAAAAATTATCGGTTTGCTGGAAACCGGCCGGCTCAGCATGAAAATTGGAGAAACTTTCAGCTTGTCTGAGGCAGCGGAGGCCCATACCAGGATAGAGAGCAGGCAGAGCCTGGGGAAAACTGTCCTGATTATAGACTAAAGATTCATAGCCTGCACCTATTTGCAGGCTATGAATCTTCTATATCGTCACACTTCTTTTAAGGCTTGCAGCAGCTTCCTTTATATCTGCAGCCTGGCTGATGCTTGTGATGACAGAAACGCCGTCTGCCCCGGCCAGAATAACAGCACGTGCATTGTGCGGTGTGATTCCGCCTATTCCTACAACTGGTATTGTGATAGCAGACTCTCTCAATTCCTGTATGAGAGCCATTCCCTGAATCGCCTTGGCATCTGCTTTTGTTGACGTCGGATAGATGGGGCCAAGACCCAGATAATCTGCGCCAGCCCTGACAGCTTCGTTCGCTTCCACAAGTGTATGGGCAGATACCCCCAAAATCTTATCCCCGATTTTCTCCCGTACTGCTTCGGCCGGCTCGTCCTCCTGCCCAATATGGACGCCGTCTGCGCCGATTTCACATGCCAGTTCTATGTCATCGTTGATGATAAAAGGAATGCCCCCTGTCCTGCACATCCGCTGAAGCTGCTCTGCAAGCACGTATTTTTCTTGCCTGCCAAGACATCCTGCCCCTTTCTCCCTGTACTGAAAAAGGGAGATCCCGCCTTTAATCGCCTCTTTCATAACCATATCCGGATTCTTAGTGCAGTTCGTGCTTCCCATGATAAAATAGACCTTTAACAGCTCTTTCATTCTTTGACTGTCAATTCGCGCCATATGCCAAGCCCTCTGCTTTCTGTCTATTGTTATATGCCCAGTGGTTTGTCGGGCCGTGGCCGCTCCCAAGGAGAAGATCATCTTCGATGGCTGCCTGGATGAAGTCTTTTCCAAGCCGGACACTCTCCTTTACAGAAAGCCCCTTCGCCAGTCCTGCCGTGATTGCTGCTGAAAAGGTGCAGCCGGTCCCATGGGTATTGACTGTATCCACCCTCCTGCCTTCAAACACATCAAAGCTGCTTCCATCAAAAAGCAAATCAGCAGCAGCTTCTTGATTTCCTGTTTCATGCCCCCCTTTAATGACTACATTGTGAGCGCCGAGCGCACATAATCTCCTGGCAGCTTCTTTCCGTTCGGCTAAAGAAGAGATTTTCATGCCGGTTATTGCTTCTGCTTCAGGAATATTAGGGGTGATGATTAGTGCGAGCGGGAGTAAATGTTCCTTCAGGGCTGCCATGGCGCTTTCCTGCAGGAGGCTAGCCCCTCCCTTGGCAATCATCACAGGATCGACGACCACCTTTGTCCATTGATAATGGCTGATAACAGCAGAAACAGCTTTAATGATGTCTGCATCAAAAAGCATGCCCGTTTTTAAAGCATCCGTCCCCATGTCGCTTCCAATGCTCTCTATCTGTTTACCTACAGCTTCGGCCGTCATCGGGAAGACCGCCTGCACGCCAGTGGTATTCTGAGCGGTGATTGCTGTCAGTGCTGACATGCCATAGACACCAAGTTCCTGGAAGGTCTTAAGGTCAGCCTGGATTCCGGCTCCGCCTCCACTGTCCGAACCCGCTATTGTCAATGCTTTCTTAATATTCATTTATATTTCTCCTTTGAGGACAGTAATGTCCGTCCTGTTTTCAAGATCCTCACCCTTAAGCAGGGCAAGGCTGTTAAGCAGCTCTATTTGAAAGGTTCCAGGTCCTTTGTTTCCCGCTGCTTCTGCAGCCATTTCTGCCGCTGCAGAGTATACAGCCAGCGCAGCCGCCGCGGCTTTCAGTGAGTCTGATTCAATTGCATGGAAAGCGCCTATGACCGATGACAGCAGGCAGCCGGTTCCTGTAACTTTTGTAAGGAGGCTGCTTCCGCCACTGATCCGGACAACTGTTATTCCATCAGAAATGATGTCCTCCTTCCCTGTAATAACAGTTACGGTGTTGAACAGTTTTGCAGCAAGAAGGGCTGTCTCTTCCGGGTTGCCGGCTTCCCCGCCGTCAACACCTTTAATTTCTCCTCCTTTTCCGGCAAGGTGAGATATTTCGGCTGCATTGCCGCGCAAAATGGAGATCGGCAGCTCTTCGAGAAGGTTTCTGCCTGTTTCAGTCCTGTAAGCTGTTGCACCTGCCCCGACCGGGTCAAGGATGATCGGCACTGAGTTTCTGCCCGCTGATTCTCCCGCAAGTTTCATAGATTTTACCACAGGGGAAGTAAGAGTGCCGATGTTCAGGACCAGCGCCCCTGCAATGCCGGCCATATCGGCAGCTTCTTCTGCAGCATGAGCCATGACAGGCGATGCCCCCAGCGCCAGCAGGCCGTTAGCGGTAAAATTGGTGACAACCATATTGGTGATATTATGTACAAGCGGCTTTTCAGCCCTAAGCTTTTCCAGCATCACTGCTATCTCTATTGTATTCATTCCCTTTTCTCCTTTCAGCAGCAAAAAAGCCAGGCCCTGAAAAGGACCTGGCAATTGTGCATAAAAATATAGCAAATAGTTCCACTTCGCTACTTTCCTACGCTGGCATCATCCAGATCAGGTCCAAAGGGTTAAAAAACGGGCCAGTTTTTCTCTCAGCCTGCTTTCCGCAGGCACCCCCAGTAGTTGCTTATTAGATTGACAATTACATAGTATCTTTTTTTGTCCCCGGCGTAAAGCGATAATCATTTACTAAACCATTTCTGCGGCAAAATGATAGATTGGCAGTTCAATGAAAACGGAAGTCCCTTCTCCTTCATTGCTCTCGGCCCAAATTTTACCATTATGCCTTGCGATGATTTCCCTTGTAATCGAAAGTCCGATGCCATTTCCGGCCGTCCTGCTGTTACTGCTTGCCTTGGTATAGTTCCTGTCAAAAATAAATGGAAGCCTTGCAGCCGGGATGCCGCTGCCGGTATCTGACAGGCATATCCTGACACTTCCGCCCTGGGATGCCAGCCTGGCGCTAAGGATCAAACCGCCAGTCTCTGTATGCCTGATGCTGTTTGAGACCAGATTGGAGAAGGCCTGCAGCAGACGGGCGGGATCTGCCTCCACCAACGGAACATTCTCAACATTCGTGTTTTCCAGATCCAGGACAAAATAAAGTCCTTTCTTTTCGGCTTCAAATTTAAATTGCTTCCTAATATTGACCAGCATCTGGCCAAGGGGCAAATAATCCATCTCAAACCGTATTTGGCCAGCCTCCATACGGGAAAGATCAAACAAGTCGCGGATCAGGACATTCAGTTCATTCAGGCGGCTGACACTTCGCTGAAGAAATTCTCTTTTTTGCTCTTCTGATTCGGCAATACCCTCCTGCACAGCTTCTATATAGCCCTTAACGGCAGCAAGCGGAGACCTTAAATCATGAGAGATGTCTGATAATATAGTGTTCTTTGCCTGCCTTGAGCGGTCGAGTTCTTTATTGGCCCTCTCCAGGCGGATATTTGCTTCATTCAGCTCTTCGGTCCGCCGGGCAACCCTTGCTTCCATCCTCTCATACAGATCTGCATTTTCCAAAGATATGGCTGCCTGAGAGGCAATCAATTCAAGAACCCGGAGATTTTCTTTTGTGAATGCATGCGAAATCTGGTTGTTTTCCAGGTACATCATACCCTTTACTTCACCCTTATTCAGGATCGGCAGGCAAATGAGCGACTTCAACAGCATCCTTTTGACATAAGGATCCCCTGAAATCAGACTGTTTTCACAGGCATAATCAAGAATGATTCCTTCTCTGCTCAGCTCTGCAAGTTCTATTGCCTGTTCGGACAGCATTTCTCTTCCTTGGACCGGCTCGAAGCGTTTTGGCCGTTCACCCCCACCGGCATACTCCCCGATCGTCCAAATTCCATCCCGTTTAAAGAGCAGAATCCCCCTGTCTGCTCCGCTGTAATGCATGGTAACCTCCATTAGCCGGGCCAGCAGATTTTCAAGCACTACTTCCCTGGATATGCTCTGGGCGGCGGAAACAAGGGCATACTCATCAAACTGAATGGAATGACTGGTTTCCGGTTCCTTCGGTAAGGAAATTTTAACCTTCTTCCGAAGATCATCAGCCTTGGCTTCTGCACCCCAAAGGCGATAGCATTTAAAAGCTTCTGAGAAAAAGGAACTTGCCATCCTGCTATATCCCTGCGCAGAAAAGTATCGGCCTGCACATTCATTTGCAAGGGCAGCATCCTGCAGGAAGCCGTTCTTTTCGGCTTCCTGAATGCTTTCATCATAAATATTAAAAAGATTGGAATCCCTCTTGGCAATCCTTCGGTATTCTGCTTTTAAAAGCAAGTATTTATGACGGAAATTCGACGGGGAAAGAGCTGCCCAGCGTTTCATTTTTGATATAGAGTCCTTCAGTTTAGCCAAATGAAGAGCTTTTTTCTTTTTCTGCTTTTCATGTTCATAAAAACGGACAAGCCATAAACCATGATAGAAATGGTATTCAGGGACAATGACAAGCGTCAGCCTTTTGCTGATAAGCGGTGCCAGTTTCTGAATCAGTTCATCGGCATATTCAGTTTTCTGAAAAAGATAGCTCATCTGCAGCCGGATCGTATAATGGATGATTTTTGCAGAGTCATCATCGAGCACAGGAGTAAAGGTCCAGTCATGACTCTCTTTTTCCTTCTTCAAATAGAGGACCCATTCCTCCATCTCCGTCAAAAAACCGATTGAAATAGGATATTGAATCCTATTGACGAACATGATCTGATTCCGGATCCCATCCAGCGCCTCTTCAAGCGGCGATCCTTTCATAAATAATGTGATGACGATGAATGAACTATTAGCACCGGCAAGATGGATATTTCCTGCATCCAGGCAGTATCTCTGTGAATCCGTGAGGTGGTGGAGGTTTTCTGAAATCGGGTGTCTCCAGTGGCTGACAAAGCTTCCAAAGACAAACTGCACACGGCCTTTAATGCCTGTGACACCAAAATGCTGAGACAGTTTGATCGCCAGCCTGCCATAGTCGTAGCTGCCCTTGAAATCGCTGAATCCCGCGCTTAATATCAGGCTGTAATTATTGAATACAAGGGCACTTAAGTCGGTTAATCCGTTGTTGAGCGTATAGTTCAGTGCCTTCAGCATCAGCATGGTGGCAAGATTCTGGTCTGCATGGTAGGATGGAGCGTTCAGGTTGATGAGCGTCTGCAGGATTTGCCTTTTGTCCCGGTCCACCATTTCAGGAAGGGACATTATGTCTTCTTGTGATTTACCGCTTAAAGCAAATTTTGCACGGAGAAACTCCATCACAATAGCATGTTTGCCGATGCTTGGTGCAAAAGTGATTCCGTAAAGCTTAAGGCCTTCTATTCCTGAGCTGACCGCCTCTTTCACCCTGTGCATATGAGTGAATAAAGTGATTTGCAGATTATAAATTGATAACTTCTCATAATCAGTTTTTGCATTTTCAAGCACTATAGCGAAGGTTCTTTCAGCTTCAACCAATTTTCCTGTCAAATAAAAGCATTCACCAAGACCTTTGAATATGCGGAAAGTCAGTTCATATTTCCCGTTCCAATCTTCCCCGGCGAGCTTAAGTGCAGCCTGGAAATAAGAGAGCGCTTCCCGAAAGGCAGCAGCATCCTTGGCAAGTTCTCCTGCAGCGGCATTCCATTCTGCCAGCGGAGCCCTTTCTTTCATTTCAAGCTGTTCACTGCAGATATTCAAATGGTGGACAATCTGGAAAAGGCGTGACGGTGTATTCTCCTTCATGCCGACAAGCAGCCTGCCGATTTTCAAATGGGAGGCATTCTGTTCTTCCAGGTTCATAGACTGATAGACTGCCTGCTGGACGGTATCGTGAAGGAAGCTGTACTCTGTTGGCATAGCATTCACATAGCCGCTGGAATGAATATATTTATATAAAGGATCTCTAGGGAGAATAAAGCCAGATTCAAGGGCCAGCCAAAGAGATTCAGCGAGCCACCCTGGACGGTCTTTGAACAGGAGGGAAAGCGTTTTGAAATCAAATCTGTTGCCAAAGCAGGAGGCAGCCTTTAAAACCTCTTTTGCTTTTTCAGGCAGCTTCTGGAAACGCTCCAGCATAAAACCGGATATTCCGTCATCCACTGGCCTTTCCATTATTTTTCCGATATCAGCTTTCCATTTTCTTTCTGCTGGATCCCTGGTAATGAAGCCATCCTCAAAATATGAAAATAAAAGCTGGCTGATGAACAGCGGGTTGCCCCCGGTTATCCTGTGTAAGAGCCCTCCGAGTTCCAAAACCGTTTTCCCATCATCTCTCAGGGCATTTCCTACCCATGCAT is a window from the Bacillus infantis NRRL B-14911 genome containing:
- a CDS encoding M50 family metallopeptidase, which codes for MNFIRSKFSWRFFIFLILAVLITRMPVIGDYSGIINTLIHESGHALVALFGGEVHHISLFANTEGVTYTRHSNWFGGVFTGAAGYVFSSFMAFIAFWLLGKKKDKVLILILLGFIILNLVFWVRNAYGIFWLISFGAGFAFLLKKGSPSLIQNVLLLIASIMLVESVTSAFEIMLLSLMSPQAAGDATNLSASLLLPAQVFGTLFFLQAIWFCYLSIKKGIFKLSRY
- a CDS encoding DUF3231 family protein, which encodes MELHHDPRLTSAEIAYLWNTYMDDSATICLIYHFFQRVDDQDIKACLEHTIQLAESHMERVAQLFAKENIPVPRAFPADQHVNLNAARLYTDMFYCDVMLNAARFAVLSHTMGLNISSREDVFILYSEFYEEANHVLKEILDTMKGKGIFVRPPYIPYPDKLDIVEKHSFVKGWMGKRRPLLAIEAAQLFDNGITNQMGKELLTGFIQTVRDPQIKEYFIRGRELASEFVSKVQSLLEEDLVPNGMTWDSKVTKSTDAPYSDQLMLFLVSTLNALGVARYGQALSMTLRRDVASYYMRCFADTTAYSEDGLDLLIQNKWFEQPPPCPERDELAGK
- the thiD gene encoding bifunctional hydroxymethylpyrimidine kinase/phosphomethylpyrimidine kinase; translation: MNIKKALTIAGSDSGGGAGIQADLKTFQELGVYGMSALTAITAQNTTGVQAVFPMTAEAVGKQIESIGSDMGTDALKTGMLFDADIIKAVSAVISHYQWTKVVVDPVMIAKGGASLLQESAMAALKEHLLPLALIITPNIPEAEAITGMKISSLAERKEAARRLCALGAHNVVIKGGHETGNQEAAADLLFDGSSFDVFEGRRVDTVNTHGTGCTFSAAITAGLAKGLSVKESVRLGKDFIQAAIEDDLLLGSGHGPTNHWAYNNRQKAEGLAYGAN
- the thiM gene encoding hydroxyethylthiazole kinase, whose protein sequence is MNTIEIAVMLEKLRAEKPLVHNITNMVVTNFTANGLLALGASPVMAHAAEEAADMAGIAGALVLNIGTLTSPVVKSMKLAGESAGRNSVPIILDPVGAGATAYRTETGRNLLEELPISILRGNAAEISHLAGKGGEIKGVDGGEAGNPEETALLAAKLFNTVTVITGKEDIISDGITVVRISGGSSLLTKVTGTGCLLSSVIGAFHAIESDSLKAAAAALAVYSAAAEMAAEAAGNKGPGTFQIELLNSLALLKGEDLENRTDITVLKGEI
- the thiE gene encoding thiamine phosphate synthase codes for the protein MARIDSQRMKELLKVYFIMGSTNCTKNPDMVMKEAIKGGISLFQYREKGAGCLGRQEKYVLAEQLQRMCRTGGIPFIINDDIELACEIGADGVHIGQEDEPAEAVREKIGDKILGVSAHTLVEANEAVRAGADYLGLGPIYPTSTKADAKAIQGMALIQELRESAITIPVVGIGGITPHNARAVILAGADGVSVITSISQAADIKEAAASLKRSVTI
- a CDS encoding quinone oxidoreductase family protein gives rise to the protein MKAIHVTAYGGPENMILAEAERPVPAAGEVLIKVKAASVNFADIKTRYGKKGGGPLPYIPGIDCTGTIEALGNGVEGLIPGQRVIAFPSKGSYAEYALAPAMLTFPIPKSISDIQAAACPIAGITSLKLLEDIARIQQGETVLVHAGAGGVGTTAIQLARILGAGKVITTAGSPEKTAYALEAGSDYGVCYTIEDFPAKVMEWTEGKGADVILDSVAGTVTEKSLDCLAPFGRLVNFGNASGNAGSVETNDLHSSCRSLLGFSFGTVRKKRPHLVRASAGKIIGLLETGRLSMKIGETFSLSEAAEAHTRIESRQSLGKTVLIID
- a CDS encoding aminoacyl-tRNA hydrolase, encoding MKQIVQYYVINSDLKMSAGKAAAQAAHAAAISVLTYMEEPLFKEWLMSGQTKIMLSGREAELKKLEEKGYVTIKDAGRTEVAPGSLTASALPPMDKEEAKMIVGHLRLYK
- the katA gene encoding catalase KatA → MTNNKLTTSWGAPVGDNQNSMTAGSRGPTLIQDVHLLEKLAHFNRERVPERVVHAKGAGAHGYFEVTNDLTTYTKASFLSEVGKRTPLFIRFSTVAGELGSADTVRDPRGFAVKFYTEEGNYDIVGNNTPVFFIRDAIKFPDFIHTQKRHPQTHLKNPNAVWDFWSLSPESLHQVTILMSDRGIPATLRHMHGFGSHTFKWVNQKGEGVWIKYHFKTEQGVKNLAPEAAAKIAGENPDYHTEDLFNAIENGDYPSWKLCVQIMPEKDAETYRFDPFDVTKVWSQKDYPLIEVGRMVLNKNPENYFAEVEQATFSPGTLVPGVDVSPDKMLQGRLFAYHDAHRYRVGANHQALPINRARNEVNNYQRDGQMRFDSNGGGSVYYEPNSFGGPKETPENKPAPFAVTGAADSVSYDHNDHYTQAGDLYRLMSEEERSRLVENIVGAMKPVESDEIKLRQIEHFFKADPEYGTKVAEGLGLQVPVKA